The proteins below come from a single uncultured Carboxylicivirga sp. genomic window:
- a CDS encoding proton-conducting transporter membrane subunit, translating to MIVFAPVIVPLLFIILSLSLSKSSNVIQRIVFMAGNIITIGVGVIILATVLSEGIIVAQAGAWEAPYGITLVADTFSGIMLTLTSLTVGVVSLYSLAWKEDNLNTSVYYALIFGLQMGMNGAFVAGDLFNLYVWFEVMLISSFVLISYGSGKVQLKGTLKYVTMNLVSSFFFVAGIAVLYGEVGTLNMADLAYRVREMGSELNIFAPSALILMGFAVKSAIFPFYFWLPDSYHTPPLPVSALFSGTLTKVGVYSMIRFFSLIHVEGDMFYNQLFLFIASATMISGVLMATSQFEVRRLLSFHIVSQIGYMILGLGLFTKLALTGAVFYIIGHCVVKTNLFLLSGISYKYTGTFDLKKSGGLIKKNPFVAILFFISAMALVGIPPLSGFFGKFMLIKAGIESKEFIHVSSALGVSFLTLFSMVKIWNEAYAKDLPQSVLDSGFKWGRPSNQLIVSSVILVLVTLGLTLGSKFIIDICSNAADQLLNIDGYIKAVLNK from the coding sequence ATGATAGTATTTGCACCTGTTATTGTACCCTTATTATTTATCATTCTTTCACTTTCTTTGAGTAAGTCTTCAAATGTGATTCAACGAATCGTGTTTATGGCTGGTAATATCATTACAATTGGAGTGGGAGTAATCATTTTGGCAACCGTTTTGTCAGAAGGAATCATTGTAGCTCAGGCCGGTGCCTGGGAAGCTCCTTATGGTATTACGCTGGTGGCCGATACCTTTTCTGGAATAATGCTTACGCTCACATCGCTCACAGTTGGTGTGGTTAGCTTATATTCGCTGGCCTGGAAAGAAGATAATTTAAATACATCGGTTTATTATGCATTAATCTTTGGGCTTCAGATGGGAATGAATGGGGCCTTTGTGGCGGGTGATTTATTCAATCTATATGTATGGTTTGAAGTAATGTTGATTTCATCCTTTGTATTGATATCATATGGAAGTGGTAAAGTACAGCTAAAAGGCACTTTGAAGTACGTTACCATGAACCTGGTATCATCCTTTTTCTTCGTAGCTGGTATTGCCGTATTATATGGCGAGGTTGGTACTTTAAATATGGCTGATCTGGCATATCGTGTACGGGAGATGGGAAGTGAGTTAAATATCTTTGCCCCATCAGCACTTATTTTAATGGGATTTGCAGTTAAGTCTGCTATCTTTCCATTTTACTTCTGGCTACCCGATTCATATCATACACCACCGTTGCCTGTTTCAGCATTATTCTCTGGTACTTTAACTAAAGTGGGAGTATATTCAATGATACGATTCTTTTCATTGATTCATGTTGAAGGAGATATGTTTTATAACCAGCTTTTTCTGTTTATTGCATCTGCTACCATGATATCAGGTGTATTGATGGCAACTTCGCAATTTGAAGTACGTCGATTATTGAGCTTTCATATTGTATCGCAGATTGGATATATGATTCTGGGGCTTGGGTTATTTACCAAATTGGCCCTTACAGGTGCAGTGTTTTATATTATTGGTCATTGTGTAGTAAAAACCAATTTGTTTCTACTGAGTGGTATTAGTTATAAATATACAGGGACTTTCGATTTAAAAAAGAGTGGAGGTCTGATAAAAAAGAATCCTTTTGTAGCCATTTTGTTCTTTATTTCTGCCATGGCTTTGGTTGGGATTCCTCCATTATCCGGGTTCTTTGGTAAATTTATGCTGATAAAAGCTGGTATTGAATCTAAAGAGTTTATTCATGTCAGCAGTGCTTTAGGGGTGAGTTTCCTTACATTGTTTTCAATGGTTAAGATCTGGAATGAAGCTTATGCGAAAGATTTACCTCAATCAGTTTTAGATAGTGGTTTTAAATGGGGCAGACCATCCAATCAGTTGATTGTGAGCTCTGTTATATTGGTACTTGTTACATTGGGCTTAACCCTTGGTAGTAAGTTTATTATTGATATATGTAGCAATGCTGCTGATCAGTTGCTCAACATTGATGGATATATTAAAGCGGTATTAAATAAGTAA
- a CDS encoding Na+/H+ antiporter subunit E: MTRVFYFILFVPYYLGMLIKSNFIIAKSIVGSLKKCDPPGIIAIDIELKSKMGILALVNAITMTPGTLSLDISEDRKKLYIHGMHIHSRESFVADIKKLEKRIKRFLI; the protein is encoded by the coding sequence ATGACAAGAGTGTTTTATTTCATATTATTTGTTCCATATTATTTGGGAATGTTGATTAAGTCAAACTTCATCATAGCAAAATCTATTGTTGGATCACTAAAGAAATGTGATCCGCCAGGGATTATTGCAATTGATATCGAATTGAAATCCAAAATGGGAATATTGGCTTTGGTTAATGCAATAACTATGACGCCTGGTACTTTATCGCTCGATATTTCAGAAGACAGAAAGAAACTGTACATACATGGAATGCATATTCATAGTAGAGAGAGCTTTGTAGCTGATATCAAAAAGCTGGAAAAACGTATAAAAAGATTTTTAATATGA
- a CDS encoding monovalent cation/H+ antiporter complex subunit F has product MIAIAVPYIIGVLLLALILVVIRLVKGPSTPDRIISLDMIGSILIGLIICLGILKNNSIYLDVVLIISLILFMGTVGMSKYLTENETNDGNSDHNHTGSR; this is encoded by the coding sequence ATGATAGCAATAGCTGTACCTTATATAATTGGTGTTTTATTGTTGGCTTTGATTTTAGTTGTAATCAGGTTAGTGAAAGGTCCATCAACACCCGACCGTATTATTTCCTTGGATATGATAGGTTCCATACTAATTGGTCTAATTATTTGCCTTGGAATATTAAAAAACAATAGTATCTATCTGGATGTGGTACTAATTATCTCTCTCATTCTGTTTATGGGAACTGTTGGAATGTCGAAATATTTAACCGAAAACGAAACAAATGATGGAAATAGCGATCATAATCATACTGGTTCTAGGTAG
- the mnhG gene encoding monovalent cation/H(+) antiporter subunit G, protein MMEIAIIIILVLGSLLMLLGAIGLLRFPDIFMRMHAATKAPSLGAMLLLLGFVLYFTTWSIVLKAILIIVFIFITTPVASHAIGATAHHLKIKKWDRMKIDDLEEDKKNQ, encoded by the coding sequence ATGATGGAAATAGCGATCATAATCATACTGGTTCTAGGTAGTTTATTAATGCTTTTGGGAGCAATCGGATTACTACGCTTCCCCGATATATTTATGCGAATGCACGCAGCAACAAAGGCACCGTCTTTGGGTGCGATGTTGTTGCTTTTAGGCTTTGTATTGTACTTCACTACCTGGTCAATTGTTCTCAAAGCAATTCTAATTATTGTATTTATTTTCATTACAACACCGGTTGCTTCGCATGCTATAGGAGCAACTGCACATCATTTAAAAATAAAAAAGTGGGATAGAATGAAGATCGATGATCTCGAAGAGGATAAGAAAAATCAATAG
- a CDS encoding helix-turn-helix transcriptional regulator — MKNTIKVERAKKNITQAELAKLISVSRQTINAIELGKYIPSTVLALKMAKVFETEVNEIFELDESD; from the coding sequence GTGAAAAACACAATAAAGGTTGAAAGAGCTAAAAAGAACATCACTCAGGCTGAGTTGGCTAAGTTAATCTCTGTAAGTCGTCAAACAATTAATGCTATAGAATTGGGAAAATACATACCCTCAACTGTTTTAGCATTAAAAATGGCAAAAGTTTTTGAAACAGAAGTGAATGAAATATTTGAATTAGATGAGTCAGATTAG
- a CDS encoding ABC-F family ATP-binding cassette domain-containing protein yields MVSINQLTVDFGGFKLFEDVSFLINPKDRIGLIGKNGAGKSTLLKIIAGHMEPSSGIVTKPRDFKIGYLPQHMNYTDTRNVIDEVEQAFSEIKDLEREIESINQEIAERIDYESESYMKLLDRLNEKTERFNIMGGANHTGLIESTLKGLGFEQSDFMRNTGEFSGGWRMRIELAKILLEQPDIFLLDEPTNHLDIDSIQWLEDFLKTYSGAVVLISHDKAFLDNITKRSIEISLGRIYDYKANYSRFMELRQERREQQLNAYRNQQKKIEDTEKFIERFRYKATKSVQVQSRIKQLEKIERIEVDEFDKAALNIKFPAAPRSGTIVVKADKLTKAFGNLLVLDEVDIAIERGEKVAFVGRNGEGKTTMSRIIMNELAYQGKLEMGHNVKIGYFAQNQAERLDDNHTIFETIDFVATGDIRTKIRDLLGAFMFSGDTVDKKVSVLSGGERTRLAMVKLLLEPVNLLILDEPTNHLDMRSKDILKEALRDFEGTVILVSHDREFLDGLVDKVYEFRHHKIKEYLGGIYYFLEKKKLENLNDLNVKATVTAQNAEEKTESASKLSYEERKELSKKVKKAERAVTEFEAGIAKLEEKLEQLTEAISQPENAGDEQMFKDYHQVEKDLEIQMEEWENAQIQLEELQEQKNKLD; encoded by the coding sequence ATGGTATCGATTAATCAGTTGACTGTTGATTTTGGAGGTTTTAAGTTGTTTGAGGATGTTTCATTTTTGATCAATCCCAAGGATCGTATTGGTTTGATTGGAAAAAACGGAGCAGGTAAATCAACTTTGCTTAAAATTATTGCTGGACATATGGAACCTTCTTCTGGAATTGTAACTAAGCCCCGTGATTTTAAGATAGGTTATTTGCCTCAGCATATGAATTACACTGATACCCGTAATGTGATCGATGAGGTTGAACAAGCTTTTTCTGAGATTAAAGATTTAGAAAGGGAGATTGAGTCTATTAATCAGGAAATTGCTGAGCGTATTGATTATGAATCGGAGTCATATATGAAATTGCTCGATCGTTTAAATGAAAAAACAGAGCGTTTTAATATAATGGGTGGTGCTAATCATACAGGTTTGATAGAATCAACTTTAAAAGGTTTAGGGTTTGAACAGTCTGATTTTATGCGTAATACTGGTGAATTTAGTGGAGGGTGGCGTATGCGTATTGAACTCGCTAAAATTCTTCTGGAACAACCTGATATTTTTCTTTTGGATGAGCCAACCAACCATTTGGATATCGATTCGATTCAATGGCTCGAAGATTTCTTGAAAACATATAGCGGTGCTGTTGTATTGATTTCGCATGATAAGGCATTCTTAGATAATATTACCAAACGCAGCATTGAAATATCGTTGGGACGTATTTATGATTATAAAGCTAACTATTCGCGCTTTATGGAATTACGTCAGGAGAGAAGAGAACAACAATTAAATGCTTATAGGAATCAACAAAAAAAGATTGAAGATACCGAGAAGTTCATTGAACGTTTTCGATATAAGGCTACTAAATCTGTTCAGGTTCAATCGCGTATTAAGCAACTCGAAAAGATTGAGCGAATAGAGGTCGATGAGTTTGATAAAGCCGCTTTAAATATAAAATTTCCAGCGGCTCCTCGGTCAGGCACTATTGTTGTGAAAGCTGATAAACTCACAAAAGCCTTTGGCAATTTATTGGTATTAGATGAAGTAGATATAGCCATTGAGCGAGGAGAGAAGGTTGCATTTGTTGGGCGTAATGGAGAAGGTAAAACTACTATGTCGCGCATAATAATGAATGAATTAGCCTATCAGGGTAAACTTGAAATGGGGCATAATGTGAAAATAGGCTATTTTGCACAGAATCAGGCCGAACGTTTAGATGATAATCATACTATATTTGAAACGATCGATTTTGTTGCTACTGGTGATATTCGTACTAAAATACGTGATTTATTAGGTGCATTTATGTTTAGTGGCGATACGGTGGATAAAAAAGTAAGTGTATTATCCGGGGGAGAACGTACTCGTTTAGCAATGGTAAAACTGTTGTTAGAGCCGGTAAATTTACTAATCCTCGATGAGCCAACCAACCACCTTGATATGCGCTCTAAAGATATATTGAAGGAGGCTTTGAGAGATTTTGAAGGTACTGTAATATTAGTATCTCACGATCGTGAATTTTTGGATGGATTAGTCGATAAGGTATACGAATTTCGTCATCATAAAATAAAAGAATATTTGGGTGGAATCTACTATTTTCTGGAAAAGAAAAAACTGGAGAACCTCAACGATTTAAATGTAAAAGCTACTGTTACTGCTCAAAATGCTGAAGAAAAAACGGAATCAGCTTCAAAACTTTCGTACGAAGAAAGAAAAGAACTAAGTAAAAAGGTTAAGAAAGCAGAACGTGCTGTGACGGAATTTGAAGCGGGTATTGCAAAGTTAGAAGAAAAGTTAGAGCAACTTACCGAAGCAATTAGTCAACCTGAGAATGCTGGGGATGAACAAATGTTTAAAGATTATCATCAGGTAGAAAAGGATTTGGAAATACAAATGGAAGAGTGGGAAAATGCTCAAATTCAATTAGAAGAATTACAGGAACAAAAAAATAAACTGGATTAA
- the rlmB gene encoding 23S rRNA (guanosine(2251)-2'-O)-methyltransferase RlmB yields the protein MAKDQMVFGIRAVVEAIAAGKEIDKVFIKKGLQGDLFQEFMDEVKNSKVPFQFVPIEKLNRITRKNHQGVIAFISPVVYQDAEQLIQMLYDEGKEPFVVVLDQLTDVRNVGAIARTAECVGVNAIIIPDKGSAPINSDAIKTSAGALHTLPVCRTSNLFKTVEYLKNSGLKLVAATEKGAQDYDKIDYSGPVALIMGSEDTGISNQLLKIADYKSCIPIKGEIKSLNVSVAAGVLMYEILKSRS from the coding sequence ATGGCAAAAGATCAAATGGTATTTGGTATTCGTGCAGTAGTTGAAGCAATTGCAGCAGGAAAGGAAATAGATAAGGTTTTTATCAAAAAAGGACTGCAGGGAGATCTTTTTCAAGAATTTATGGATGAGGTTAAAAACAGTAAAGTTCCATTTCAGTTTGTGCCTATTGAGAAGTTAAATCGTATAACGCGAAAAAATCATCAAGGTGTTATAGCTTTTATTTCGCCTGTTGTTTATCAGGATGCAGAGCAGTTGATTCAAATGTTATACGATGAGGGTAAAGAACCGTTTGTAGTTGTACTTGATCAGTTGACCGATGTAAGAAATGTTGGGGCAATAGCGCGAACAGCTGAGTGTGTGGGTGTTAATGCTATTATCATTCCAGATAAAGGAAGTGCTCCAATTAATTCTGATGCAATAAAAACATCTGCGGGAGCATTGCATACGCTTCCCGTTTGTCGAACCTCTAATTTGTTTAAAACAGTGGAGTATTTAAAGAATAGTGGTCTCAAATTAGTTGCAGCAACGGAAAAAGGAGCTCAAGATTATGATAAAATAGATTATTCTGGACCTGTAGCTTTAATAATGGGATCGGAAGATACCGGAATCTCAAATCAATTGCTTAAAATAGCTGATTATAAGAGTTGTATTCCAATTAAGGGAGAGATTAAATCGCTAAATGTATCCGTTGCAGCAGGTGTGTTGATGTACGAGATATTAAAGTCAAGAAGCTAA
- a CDS encoding uroporphyrinogen decarboxylase family protein: MIHKERVLKALNNEQPDRVPFFYWDVPEFGVKMMKHLGLENRDQLLEYLDVDFRWVEPDYVGDQLIQDDGKKKVDIWGVGYSKVKNGDFEYWEATNFPLQGITDPAVLEDYNWPTTNLFDFTTLESKIEKYKDFAIMTAPGYSSPGLFRIIQRLLGRDAFLDVIMYHPKFFDKLSQKIVGFYTDFIADFFSNGGDKIDFIRIADDFGTQSGLAISNDIWEQYCKPAIEAYTKIPNEHGVKFYMHSCGGVRKLLPEFISLGASILDPIQTRAFGMEPQGLKEDFGNYITFCGALDEELLLRGGTPKQVKEGVKNLLDMMAPKGGFVLGPSHKLKVETPVENVVAMYEAAKEWTY, encoded by the coding sequence ATGATCCACAAGGAACGAGTCCTAAAGGCGCTTAATAACGAGCAACCGGATAGAGTGCCTTTTTTCTATTGGGACGTACCCGAATTTGGTGTTAAGATGATGAAACACCTAGGGTTAGAGAATCGAGATCAACTTCTTGAATACTTAGATGTTGATTTTCGATGGGTGGAACCAGACTATGTTGGCGATCAACTTATCCAAGATGATGGCAAGAAAAAGGTAGACATATGGGGAGTTGGATATTCAAAAGTCAAAAATGGCGATTTTGAATATTGGGAAGCTACTAATTTCCCATTACAGGGAATTACCGATCCTGCTGTTCTCGAAGATTACAACTGGCCGACCACAAATCTGTTTGATTTCACAACTTTAGAATCAAAAATCGAAAAGTACAAAGATTTTGCAATTATGACCGCTCCTGGTTATTCTTCGCCTGGTCTTTTTCGTATTATCCAACGTTTATTGGGGCGCGATGCTTTTCTGGATGTAATTATGTATCATCCTAAGTTTTTTGATAAATTATCGCAAAAAATTGTCGGTTTTTATACCGATTTCATTGCTGACTTTTTTAGTAATGGGGGCGATAAAATTGATTTCATTCGTATTGCTGACGATTTTGGAACTCAAAGTGGATTAGCAATTAGTAATGATATCTGGGAGCAGTATTGTAAACCTGCCATTGAGGCTTACACTAAAATTCCGAATGAACACGGAGTTAAGTTTTACATGCATTCCTGTGGTGGAGTGCGTAAGTTATTACCTGAATTTATAAGCTTGGGAGCAAGTATTCTCGATCCGATTCAGACCCGTGCTTTTGGGATGGAACCTCAAGGATTGAAAGAAGATTTTGGTAATTACATTACTTTTTGCGGTGCTCTAGATGAAGAATTATTACTTCGAGGAGGAACACCAAAACAAGTAAAAGAAGGTGTTAAAAATCTTTTGGATATGATGGCTCCAAAAGGTGGCTTTGTGCTAGGCCCGTCACATAAGCTAAAAGTTGAAACACCTGTCGAAAACGTAGTTGCTATGTATGAAGCAGCTAAAGAATGGACCTATTAG
- a CDS encoding DUF6263 family protein, which translates to MKKFLLVCCLFAISLAGMAQLRYNLEIGKKYRLKQLTTQDITQTIQGMTQNIKNTIGGDIAISIKSKSADVYTSDFVFENLIFKMESPMFSMGYDSTDENQEENAMSSMFKAIVGHTFSMKFNNRGEVLEVKGFDSLLEKMKTAAGSTAAAGAIEESLKGQFSNESLKQNLASMLIVYPDDKPKTGLTWSKTLEQSGGMPLVSKYTYKVTAANGSVVEMEGDGTMATKEGFSQENMGMTQHFDLKGDVKMSAKIDAKTGWPISMKQFQDLDGNVSIESAQLPAPMEMPMSIKGESTYTAY; encoded by the coding sequence ATGAAGAAGTTTTTATTGGTTTGTTGCTTATTTGCCATCTCATTAGCTGGAATGGCTCAGTTGCGTTATAATCTTGAGATTGGTAAAAAGTACCGACTAAAGCAACTAACTACCCAAGACATTACTCAAACCATTCAGGGTATGACTCAAAATATTAAGAATACCATTGGAGGTGATATCGCAATTTCAATAAAGTCTAAATCGGCAGATGTCTATACATCGGATTTTGTTTTTGAAAATTTGATATTTAAAATGGAAAGTCCAATGTTTTCAATGGGTTATGATTCAACTGACGAAAATCAGGAAGAAAATGCAATGAGCAGCATGTTTAAAGCAATAGTTGGTCATACTTTTTCAATGAAATTTAATAATAGAGGTGAAGTATTGGAAGTTAAAGGATTTGATAGCTTGTTGGAAAAAATGAAAACAGCAGCAGGTTCAACAGCAGCTGCCGGTGCTATTGAAGAAAGTTTAAAAGGGCAATTTAGTAACGAAAGCTTAAAGCAGAATTTGGCTTCGATGCTTATTGTTTATCCTGATGATAAACCCAAAACAGGTTTAACCTGGAGTAAAACATTGGAACAAAGTGGAGGAATGCCTTTAGTTAGCAAGTATACTTATAAAGTAACAGCTGCTAATGGAAGTGTAGTTGAAATGGAAGGTGATGGAACTATGGCAACTAAAGAAGGGTTTTCACAAGAAAATATGGGTATGACGCAACATTTCGATTTAAAAGGTGACGTTAAAATGAGCGCAAAAATTGATGCCAAAACCGGATGGCCAATTAGCATGAAGCAATTTCAGGATTTAGATGGTAATGTATCTATCGAATCCGCTCAGTTACCTGCACCAATGGAAATGCCAATGTCTATTAAAGGAGAATCAACTTATACTGCTTACTAG